In Candidatus Cohnella colombiensis, one DNA window encodes the following:
- a CDS encoding sigma-70 family RNA polymerase sigma factor has product MLTNELEQLEHSTRELQRKFNDVIAPYRETLWRYCMLLTKSPWDAEDLLQETLLKAYASLAQLFQPLYPKPYLFRIASNTWIDQCRKRSPVQIPLEEEMMKLGSLRTEEVIESMEFLLNTLPPRQVVIVLLIDVFDFTIKEAASLLSTTDATIKSALQRARQCLRSANARSVQQDENPHEQTKIHHAVLNSFVEYYNRRDVEALCSLIDENITEEDGSVFRVYGRDQMVKSCLADWQNEPRVLVSRRQTLWGKDVVVVLHQCEGDEYLHSIMYLSVEDEKIVKWQDYYFSRELLEQASGELQVQLDREKNLFGNS; this is encoded by the coding sequence ATGCTTACCAATGAACTAGAACAGTTGGAGCATTCCACTAGAGAATTGCAACGAAAATTTAATGATGTGATTGCACCATATCGTGAAACATTGTGGCGCTACTGCATGCTGTTGACTAAGTCGCCATGGGACGCGGAAGATCTACTTCAAGAAACACTGTTGAAAGCGTACGCCTCTCTTGCCCAGTTGTTCCAGCCTTTATATCCTAAGCCTTATCTATTTCGGATCGCCAGTAATACGTGGATCGACCAGTGCAGAAAGAGAAGCCCGGTGCAAATTCCATTAGAGGAGGAGATGATGAAATTGGGAAGTTTGCGCACCGAAGAAGTAATCGAATCCATGGAGTTTCTATTGAACACCCTGCCTCCTCGTCAAGTGGTTATCGTTCTGCTTATCGATGTGTTCGATTTTACGATTAAAGAAGCAGCGAGTCTTTTATCGACAACGGATGCTACTATCAAATCGGCACTTCAACGTGCGAGGCAGTGTCTTCGGTCGGCAAACGCCCGTTCCGTACAGCAAGATGAGAACCCACATGAACAAACGAAAATCCACCACGCAGTGCTAAACAGTTTTGTCGAATATTACAATCGACGGGATGTCGAAGCGCTATGCAGCCTTATAGATGAGAACATCACGGAAGAGGATGGCTCCGTTTTCCGAGTTTACGGAAGAGATCAGATGGTGAAATCCTGTTTGGCAGATTGGCAGAATGAGCCCCGTGTTCTTGTGTCCAGGCGTCAAACCTTATGGGGTAAAGATGTCGTTGTCGTATTGCATCAATGTGAAGGGGACGAGTATTTGCATAGCATCATGTATCTAAGTGTAGAAGATGAGAAAATCGTAAAGTGGCAGGATTATTATTTTTCGAGAGAGCTTCTAGAGCAAGCATCCGGAGAACTTCAAGTCCAACTTGATCGCGAGAAGAATTTATTCGGGAATTCATGA
- a CDS encoding ABC transporter ATP-binding protein, whose translation MRLVIEDIVKRFEDKQVLQKAGFTFEKGKIYGLLGRNGAGKTTLFNCLSGEMATEGGQVLLEENGHMRKLSEQDVGYVYSLPILPEFLTGYEFVKFFMDINRDKLQMDQGIDHYFDMMSMTTEDRHRLIKNYSHGMKNKLQMLLFLMTKPPVILLDEPLTSFDVIVALEMKNMLREMKRDHILIFSTHILQLASDLCDELVLLNNGKLSGVPSELLNSNDFEQSVINLLKDETHV comes from the coding sequence TTGCGTTTGGTCATAGAGGATATCGTTAAACGATTTGAGGATAAACAGGTGCTCCAGAAAGCAGGATTCACCTTTGAGAAGGGGAAGATTTACGGTCTACTCGGTCGCAATGGAGCGGGTAAGACGACGTTGTTCAATTGCTTAAGCGGAGAGATGGCGACGGAAGGCGGACAGGTGCTTCTGGAGGAGAATGGCCACATGCGGAAGCTAAGTGAGCAGGATGTCGGGTATGTCTATTCGCTGCCGATTCTCCCTGAATTTCTAACGGGTTATGAATTTGTGAAGTTCTTTATGGATATTAACCGGGACAAGCTGCAGATGGACCAGGGGATTGATCATTATTTTGATATGATGAGCATGACCACGGAGGACCGACATAGGCTTATTAAAAACTACTCGCACGGGATGAAGAATAAGCTGCAGATGCTGTTGTTCCTTATGACGAAGCCGCCGGTAATTTTACTAGATGAGCCACTTACTTCCTTCGACGTGATTGTCGCTTTGGAGATGAAGAATATGCTGCGGGAGATGAAGCGAGATCACATTCTGATCTTCTCTACGCATATCCTTCAATTGGCCTCGGACCTGTGCGATGAGCTGGTCTTGTTGAACAATGGAAAATTGTCTGGAGTGCCGTCTGAGCTGCTGAATAGCAATGATTTTGAGCAATCCGTCATTAATCTGCTGAAGGACGAGACTCATGTTTAG
- a CDS encoding S-layer homology domain-containing protein, with amino-acid sequence MKNKWIKALSTAIILTTVTNPSLVSAETIKVPYRTTFVDMEQISEEKQAAIVEAARQGLLTGDEKGMFRPVDALTRQELAVLLARSLQLDTQAAPSNTRLEAGTGEWALPYIEAVRKAGLMIGDGKGNFHPKDPVSREELAAIFVRAVNGEGTHGGNAVVVNDIGSTSAWAKDMVSSAVRLGLIDAQQDGAFQPKAIVQRQDIAAFLLDIFQSKVQQATITRVDGDVVIIDDKPHLITPALKRLIGDNNADVLVGAVLTFKSKNRSLNDLEELEIVQSGSGDKPVVLDLSGTSFGGVLRVSGTHVTIKGDGNTRIERLEPMDNALDLQLTNVIVETLVLSNNVAPSDIIRNYNEIKAQFGQVIGGKKEAPAPTTPVTNVPPPVNHAPVVNLDWSVSPMTVGLNAAIDLSSLFTDEDGDTLSYTITALSSSIATVASGGTTSMPTIHPVASGTANFKVDVSDGKGHVVSTFFNVTVMNVPNQPPVGIDIPDQSLESGTSAKQIDLSLYFSDPEHEVLTYTATVQNGALATAVVSGDKLNITPVAEGITTIEVMATDPKGATASKTIALTVTPANKPPIGLDIPDQSLEAGTSAKEIDLSSYFSDPEHEVLTYTTTVQNGALATASVTGDKLSITPLAEGATTINVTAMDSKGATASKTIALTVTPANKPPVGLNIPDQSLESGTSAKQIDLSLYFSDPENEMLTYTATVQNGALATASVTGDKLSITPVAEGITTIEVAATDPKGAYTSRTVNLTVTAASVTPPADNKPPSVVASIQTQLLSPGYTNPRTYDLSQLFEDPEGDAMTYTAVVSDPGVALATVNGSVITLSPGTAGHTGSVTVTITASDSNGGSTTYNLTVLSVQLVDKGFVEITTKVGVPSLTYDLKSLFPGQTNFNVYFATPDQTLTSPTPLSGTVWTGTPMNVDYWIVGADNKAVLLRVNVEAQVSGEAYFAQYIDGGYYNKTFQIRNPFFGTAQRFTGYSIEVYHYNPGTNTITSATTDVFQMPVQNIMDLEYVNVIDRAFYDYFDLINTPYYNIELNLNDPGKNMIAIVLKHNGTVVDVLGDPTSHDEFMPNGGTIIRKAAIFSGSAKFSETGEWNVYAKGTYQYYNQRTP; translated from the coding sequence ATGAAGAATAAATGGATCAAAGCGCTTTCGACTGCAATTATTTTGACCACGGTAACGAATCCATCACTCGTATCTGCTGAAACCATCAAAGTTCCCTACCGGACCACTTTTGTGGATATGGAGCAAATTTCGGAAGAAAAGCAGGCTGCGATCGTAGAAGCTGCTCGTCAAGGGTTGTTAACCGGTGACGAAAAGGGCATGTTTCGACCGGTAGATGCACTGACGCGACAAGAGCTGGCTGTTCTGCTAGCGAGATCTTTGCAATTGGATACGCAAGCCGCGCCTAGCAATACTCGTCTTGAGGCGGGGACGGGAGAGTGGGCTCTTCCTTACATAGAGGCGGTTCGCAAAGCCGGATTGATGATAGGGGACGGCAAAGGCAATTTCCATCCAAAGGACCCGGTATCCCGGGAAGAGCTCGCGGCGATATTCGTACGCGCCGTTAATGGCGAAGGTACGCACGGAGGCAATGCGGTCGTCGTTAACGATATCGGAAGCACTTCCGCTTGGGCGAAAGACATGGTATCCTCGGCTGTTCGTCTCGGACTTATCGATGCGCAGCAAGACGGCGCGTTCCAACCGAAGGCAATTGTGCAACGGCAGGATATCGCGGCGTTTTTGCTTGATATTTTCCAGTCAAAGGTGCAGCAGGCGACCATTACGAGAGTCGACGGGGACGTCGTCATTATCGACGATAAGCCACACCTTATTACTCCGGCGTTGAAGCGTTTGATCGGAGACAACAATGCGGACGTGCTTGTAGGCGCAGTGTTGACTTTCAAATCGAAAAACCGCTCGCTTAACGATTTGGAAGAACTGGAAATTGTACAGAGTGGCAGTGGGGACAAGCCGGTTGTGCTCGATCTTAGCGGCACATCGTTCGGCGGCGTATTGCGTGTTTCGGGCACTCACGTGACGATCAAAGGAGACGGGAATACCCGCATCGAGAGGCTCGAACCGATGGACAATGCTTTAGATCTTCAGCTCACCAACGTAATAGTTGAAACGCTGGTATTGTCGAATAACGTAGCTCCATCCGACATCATCCGAAATTATAACGAAATAAAGGCGCAATTCGGACAAGTGATCGGCGGCAAGAAGGAAGCGCCGGCGCCAACCACCCCGGTGACGAATGTACCGCCACCTGTGAACCATGCGCCAGTCGTGAACCTAGATTGGTCAGTTTCTCCAATGACGGTAGGTTTGAACGCTGCGATAGATCTCTCAAGCTTGTTCACGGATGAAGACGGCGATACGCTCAGCTATACGATCACTGCGCTCAGCTCTTCCATCGCGACGGTCGCTTCCGGCGGTACAACGAGCATGCCGACGATCCATCCGGTAGCGAGTGGTACGGCTAACTTCAAGGTAGACGTGTCGGACGGCAAAGGCCACGTCGTGTCGACTTTTTTCAATGTGACGGTTATGAACGTTCCGAATCAACCCCCAGTCGGCATCGACATTCCGGATCAATCGTTGGAATCTGGAACGTCCGCGAAGCAAATCGATCTGTCGCTCTATTTCTCCGATCCGGAGCATGAGGTGTTAACGTATACGGCGACAGTGCAGAACGGAGCGTTGGCGACAGCCGTCGTGTCCGGGGACAAGCTTAATATTACGCCGGTCGCCGAAGGTATAACGACGATCGAAGTGATGGCGACGGATCCGAAAGGAGCAACGGCGTCGAAGACGATTGCTTTGACAGTGACGCCGGCGAACAAACCACCAATCGGTCTCGACATTCCGGATCAATCGTTGGAAGCGGGAACGTCCGCGAAGGAAATCGACCTGTCATCCTATTTCTCCGATCCGGAGCATGAGGTGTTAACGTATACGACGACAGTGCAGAACGGAGCGTTGGCGACAGCCAGTGTGACCGGGGACAAGCTGAGCATTACGCCGCTAGCTGAAGGTGCGACGACGATCAATGTGACGGCAATGGATTCGAAAGGCGCAACGGCGTCGAAGACGATTGCTTTGACAGTGACGCCGGCGAACAAACCGCCTGTCGGCCTCAACATTCCGGATCAATCGTTGGAATCCGGAACGTCAGCGAAGCAAATCGATCTGTCACTCTACTTCTCCGATCCGGAGAATGAGATGTTAACGTATACAGCGACAGTGCAGAACGGAGCGTTGGCGACAGCCAGTGTGACCGGGGACAAGCTGAGCATTACGCCGGTCGCCGAAGGCATAACGACGATCGAAGTGGCGGCGACGGATCCGAAAGGAGCCTATACGTCGAGAACGGTCAACTTGACGGTGACTGCCGCCTCAGTTACGCCTCCGGCAGACAATAAACCGCCGAGTGTCGTAGCCTCGATCCAGACGCAATTGTTGAGTCCGGGTTATACGAACCCTCGCACTTACGATCTATCCCAGCTATTCGAGGATCCGGAAGGCGATGCGATGACCTATACCGCGGTCGTAAGCGATCCGGGTGTCGCGCTAGCGACGGTTAACGGCAGCGTGATCACCCTGTCGCCGGGTACGGCTGGCCACACGGGATCCGTTACCGTTACGATTACAGCTTCCGATAGCAACGGAGGATCCACAACGTACAATTTAACCGTGCTTTCGGTGCAACTGGTCGACAAAGGCTTCGTCGAGATTACCACTAAAGTCGGAGTGCCGAGCTTGACTTACGATTTGAAGTCCCTATTCCCAGGACAGACGAACTTTAATGTCTATTTCGCAACGCCGGATCAGACGTTAACGAGTCCGACTCCTTTGAGCGGGACGGTATGGACCGGTACCCCGATGAACGTCGACTACTGGATCGTCGGCGCGGATAATAAAGCCGTGCTGCTGCGCGTCAACGTCGAGGCTCAAGTAAGCGGGGAAGCTTACTTCGCCCAGTACATCGACGGCGGATATTACAATAAAACATTCCAAATCCGCAATCCGTTTTTCGGTACGGCGCAACGCTTCACGGGTTATTCTATCGAAGTGTATCACTACAACCCGGGAACGAATACAATTACGAGTGCAACGACGGATGTTTTCCAGATGCCTGTGCAAAATATAATGGATTTGGAGTACGTCAATGTAATCGACAGGGCATTTTATGATTACTTTGATCTCATCAATACGCCCTATTACAACATCGAACTGAATCTCAATGATCCGGGCAAAAATATGATAGCGATCGTCTTGAAGCATAACGGAACCGTTGTCGACGTCCTCGGTGATCCGACCAGCCATGACGAGTTCATGCCAAACGGTGGAACGATAATCCGAAAAGCCGCCATCTTTAGCGGGTCCGCTAAGTTCTCAGAAACCGGAGAATGGAACGTGTATGCGAAAGGCACTTACCAATACTACAACCAGAGAACGCCTTGA